The following is a genomic window from Vitis vinifera cultivar Pinot Noir 40024 chromosome 6, ASM3070453v1.
CTATTATTGAAGGTGAGAATTTACTTTACTCTTCTCTGTTTGTTTTCCCTGCCTGAAGCCTTTGTTTTCTATTCAGATTTTAGGCAAATTCAGACATACTTGGATCAAACGCCACTTACATTATATCTGCGCAACTTCTAAATTAGCCATTTGGGAATTGTTCTCACTATTTTGCTTTCTAAGGATTCTTGTTATATATGCTagtttcaattttcaactcTCTTTTGTAGGTTCATCAACAAACGCACATCAAACACATAGTTTCACTGTTGGAAGACTTTACCTTAAGATTATCAAAGTCTAAAAATTCCGAAATTTATACAATCTTATGGAACGATTAAGGAGAACAGAAGAGAAAAGGACCAAATCACAGGATGATAAAGGTCTTCTCTTAACATATTATTGCCACCCCTTTACACACAAGGGATTTATTTATGCTGTTGTGTCTCAAGTTTCAAATTGAGCTAACCAAAACATCAGCTGATCCTGATGAATCGTTGTTAACCTTCCTGCAGTCCAATCGGATCTCACCTTCAGTCCCTGTTAATGGGCTGATATTCCCCATTCTTATCATGGATTCAACAAAGCTCTCAAAGAAAGCAGTTTCATTACTGGCGAATAAATTAACAATATCAATTGTATCTGACCCAGTAGTTGAAAACAGCTCCTGATCACTCTGCAGCAGGCCTCGGTTCTCTTGAAGGTTAGAAAAGTAGTTTTTGTCAAAACCATCTGGTGTCGTAGGGTCAAGGTCAGCTAGGACAGTCCCATCCCCATCTTGAGGGCATAATGCGCTTAGTGTCTCTAAGTAAGATGAGTTCAGCGACGGGTCAGGACTTTCTGTGCCACTGAAATTGTATATACGATCGCTGAAAAATCGGCATGCAGCCCTTCCAAATGTGTGAGCACCTGCAAGTAGCAGCAAACTTAGAGCTAGTCACAAAACAACATTAGAGCTACCATATTTGAGCTTGAATGTGAATGGTTTATTTGTGTTTTCAATAGGCATGCATCAATTTACTGCAAAAATGATGTTGATCAGTAGCATCATACGATACAAAACCATCCCAAAAACAGATTAGCATGAAAATCTAAACCCAGTTACCAGATAGTGCAACCAAATCAGTGGTAGTGTTAAGGCCAACTGCTTCAAACACAGCCTTGAGCGTAGTAATGTTTTGTCTGGGATTTGGAAGGGCGGTATTGGCACCAGATTGGTTTGCTATTCTGCTATCCCTTCTTCCTAGTAGAACTGTCCACGACGGACCTCCTGACTGTAACAGTGGATTAGTATTAGTCACAAACAACATAGAATCATAATACTAGGAACTAATCGGGGCTCTACGGTTAGATCCAAGGCTGTTGAGTCTAGGCAAAAGAACAAATAGGGTATAGCTTCTTGCATACCATATTAACTGATGCCTCAGCTGCAATGGCGAGAATATCAGCACAGGAGACGATGCCTTGGCAAGAGCTCTCCAGCGCGGTCTTGATGCTGTCAACAACCTCAAAGCCCCTCGTTGAGTTTGCATTTGGAATTGCATCTTTCTCGCTTACTATGGTTTCCGTGTTGTCCAGCAAAAGCGAGCCATCACAACCCTGCAGTGTCCACATCTTTTAGCACCGTACCAACTAGGAAAATGTTTCTAAGCATTGGATACAAACTTCAAGTAAAGCAGAAGATCAAAGAACTGCTAGAATAGTTACATTGACGAAGCAGTCATGGAAATGAAGCCTAATGAGGCTGGCGCCTATCCTAACATCCGAAATAAAAGCCTCCTGGATTACCCCACGTACAATACTTGATGCATTTGGGCACGTATCGTCATAATACGTTGGGCTCAGCTGACCATAGGAAGGTGATCCCCCAAGCAGAAACACACCAAGGATGAGCAGCCCTACTACCTGAGAACACATTTTCATAAACACGGAAAAAAACTCTTCTTGGAGAGAGCCACTTTGTGTCTTCAGATATTTATATGTAGAGCAGGTGGTGATAAACGAAAAGTTAGTGTCGGTGGGCTGAATTATCTTGGACGCCAAGTCATCAATGTTATTAAAACAAGGTGAAATTAGCTAAATCATTAGGTCTAGAACATCACAGTCTGACCAAGAAAAAGCCAGGTACATCGAAGGGAATCTCAAGTCATCTTTTCTGTTACTGTTACCCCACATTGCACATCTTTTTCTTCTCATCTTTTAAGACTTTTTTTAATCTAGAACTGTTGATTTCGTCCAAAAACCAGACATGTTCCATATGATAGAATTCAGGCCTccattatcattattatgaaGGAGAAGATAAGAAGTCTAGCCACCTTGACCCATTCTCTCTGGTTAGCTGTGGGCCCTTTGATTATTCTAACATCTGCCTTGAGTTTGGCCAACCCACGCAAACTCTTTCTGTTTGGAACCAATTTTAAAGTCATTCAAATCTTAAAGAAAAGTGAAACTTTAATCGATTACGTTTAGTTGTCCAATGAATCGCGTGAAGGCCAAAGTCAGGTTTGTTTGCATTGTTTATTATACTTGTAGAATACACGGTTGGAATTAGGATGGGTTAAGacagacatttttaatatttgggcTTGActtggattaaatttttttaatccaaacttAATTCAAATTATGCTTAAATCAGGGTTCCAATATTCGGAATCTAACCCAAgccaaatttaaaaagtaagaCTTTAATTGATTATGCTTAGTTGTTGAAAGAATCGCATAAAGGCCAAAGTAAGGTTTGTTAGTGTCAATTTTTATACTTGTAGAATACAAGTGTGGAATTAGGATGGGTTGCCTTGGGTTTGGCCTGGGTTAGATTTTCTTAACCCGAACTTAAGTCAAATGAGGCTCAAACCATAGTTTCGAATAATATGAGTCTAAcccaaatcaaatttaataatttataatttatgtaattatttttacgataatattcaattatatgttttttaaaaagaaaaaatattatactatCCATTATGTTAAAATTTTGTGTTAGAAACTATTTAGagtataaacatataaaaaaaattttaaaattatcattacATACATATTAAATCCGATACAAAGCTACTTAACTCAAATTTAATTCATTCCAGTTAAATCCAACTCAAACCTGTGAAACCTAAATTTGGCATATTCAAGCTGTTCATTTAATCTGGATTTAATATAAGTAAttcgtttttaaaaattaaattcaaatgagaaaaaatgaaaaaatacgATCAAATTAGATTTAAGCCGTACCTCAAGTTAGGGATGAGGTTGAACTTGGATTTGAGTTAAACACTTATCAACTCAAATTCACTCATTAACTCGAGTTTGATTTAGATTGGTAGCGAACTTAACCCAACCATGGTAGCTACATCCTTTCTCTTTCgcatttcctttttcattttcaaagatGGCTTGataattgtttaaatttttatatgaagGCATCGATgctttatttgaataaaaaacatACGGACTTAAGATTCCAAGTGGAGGGTGCGCGTgagattataaaaaaataaaagcttggtggcatattataaaatatgcaGCAACGTGTATATTTTTCCATGCTGCTTTGGGTGACTTTCAACGTTGGTTTGGGCGCAAGATAGTGACATAAAGGCTGAAGAGACTGCAAGAAAAAGTGACTTCATGGGCTGAAAAGGAAACATAGGAAATTTCTCATGTTGGTGGCTCGAGTTTCCTTGTACATTAGATTTCAACCAAATATAATGGACTTCGAGACAATTGCTTTAAAGCACGCGGGGTGGGTCTCTTCAAAGTGAATTTCAGGCAATTTAGACTCCGTGTGTTTCTCGGAAGATACgtaa
Proteins encoded in this region:
- the LOC100260291 gene encoding peroxidase A2, coding for MKMCSQVVGLLILGVFLLGGSPSYGQLSPTYYDDTCPNASSIVRGVIQEAFISDVRIGASLIRLHFHDCFVNGCDGSLLLDNTETIVSEKDAIPNANSTRGFEVVDSIKTALESSCQGIVSCADILAIAAEASVNMSGGPSWTVLLGRRDSRIANQSGANTALPNPRQNITTLKAVFEAVGLNTTTDLVALSGAHTFGRAACRFFSDRIYNFSGTESPDPSLNSSYLETLSALCPQDGDGTVLADLDPTTPDGFDKNYFSNLQENRGLLQSDQELFSTTGSDTIDIVNLFASNETAFFESFVESMIRMGNISPLTGTEGEIRLDCRKVNNDSSGSADVLVSSI